GAAGGACACAGGTCTCGGCTCACGCGCATCGCACGCGCACTGTCCCGCAAGGCGACCCAGAGCGGGACGCTCGCGGCCCAGAGGGTCATGTCGCCAGTCGAGCGTCCAGTAAGTCCCGACCGTGGCGAGTCCCGCAATGGGCCGCGGGACATGGTCTGCGCCAAGCTCCTTGCTCGGCTTGTGAAGGGATTCATCGTCGACGGCCAGCTTGGTCTCCATCCTCGTCTCCACTTTCACCTTTCTGCCTGCCCCCATCTGCCCGCCCAATTGACAACCATTGACTCTCCACGACCCCCAAAATCTGCTCCCACCTACTACTTCCCGGCTCTTCTCACACCCTCCCCTCCAAGCGGCACGCATGCTACGAAGGTTCGTAGATGGGTCGCCCGTGATCGGGCGGCCCACGCGGCATTTCTAGGGGTCCGTTGGTTGTCGACGGACGTCGTGGAGGCGGTGGTCCGGGTGCACGGCGGGGTAAAGTTCTACCGCGGCGCGGCGAACGCTGCGCGTGCCTATGTCGAACGTGACCGTCCGCCCGCCGACGATTACTACCTCGCCGAGGGCAGCGGCGTCGCGCAACGGATGGTCGCCACCCCCGACGGCGTCTCACACGTCGCCGGAATGGACGGCGACACCTACGAGCAGTGGGTCGCCGGGGGCGACGTCGACACCGGCCGCAAGAAGGGTCGGGTCCGCGATGACGCGAACGCGCTGCGGTTCGTCGAGGTCACCGTCAACGGCCCGAAGACCTGGTCGCTGGCCGCGGCGCTCCACCCCGAGATCTCGGAGGCGCTCGACGCGGCCCAGGACCGCGCGGCGAAACAGGTCATCGGTTGGGTCGCCCAGCACGCGACTACCCGGGTCGGGCCGCGTGGCCGACAGGTGCAGGTGCCGGTCGAGCGGATCGAGGCCGCGGTGATTCGGCACTACACGTCGCGGGCCGGTGACCCGCATCGGCATCTGCACCTCCAGGTCAACGCCCGGGTCTTCGCCGGCGGCGCCTGGCGTGGCCTCCATTCAGCGGGGGTGCGCGACATGATCGAGGCGATCAACGGCATCGGGCACGCCGCGGTCGCCACCGACCCGGAGTTCCGGGCGGTCCTCGCCGCGCACGGCTTCACCCTGGACGCCGAGACTGGGGCGATCGAGCAGCTCGCGCCGTACGTCGGGGCGTTTAGCGCACGGACCGGTCAGATCCACCGCAACATCGATCGGTACGAGGCGGAGTGGCGGCGCGAGCATCCGGGTGAGGAGCCTGGGCCGCGGTTGCGTGAGGTGTGGGATCGGCGGGCGTGGGCCGATGCGCGGCCGGACAAGGTCGTCCCCACCGATGGCGCGGCGCTGGTGGCGCGTTGGAACGACGAGCTGCGCGCCTTGGGCTACCGCGACCCGGCCGCCCCAGCCGTGCTGGAGTCGACCCAGCTGGGCTGGATCGACCGGGACGGGGCGGCGGACTGGGTGATCTCCCGGCTCGGAGCGAAGCGGTCGGCGTGGAACCCCGCCGACATCCGCGGCAGGGTCGAGGTCCTGCTGGCCCAGGCCAACCTGGTCGCGGAGCCCGCGGCGCGCGTCGAGCTCGCCGAGGACGTGACCGCCCGCGCCGCCGCACGCTGTGTTCGGCTGCTCGCCTCACCCGACGTGCCCGAACATGTCCGGTCGCTGACCTCCCAGCACGTGGTGAACGTCGAGGCGGACCTCATGCATCGTCTCGCCCACCGCGCCGAGAAGCCCGCCAGACGGGTCTGGCTGCAGGGGCGAGGGCTGACGCGCGTCGACCCCACCCAGGCCGCGGTCGTCGGCGTCCTTGCTGGTAGCGGCCAGCTGGTGGTCGTGGAGGGCGCGGCCGGTGCCGGCAAGACCACCGCGCTGAGGTCGGCGCAGACCGTGTTGGCACGGCAGGGACACCGGTTGGTGGTTGTGACGCCGACGTTGAAGGCGGCCGAGGTTGCGGCCGCGGAGACCGGCGCCGACGGGCACTCGGCCGCCTGGCTGATCCACCAGCACGGTTGGCGCTGGGACTACGACGGGCACTGGGCACGGCGCCCCGACACCACCCCAGGCCCGGCTGCCCGGCTGCGACCCGGGGACCTGTTGCTGGTCGACGAGGCGGGAATGCTGGACCAGGACACCGCCCGCGCGCTCGTGTGCATTGCCGACGAGGCCGGGGCGCGGGTCGCGCTCGTCGGCGACCGGCACCAGCTCCCAGCAGTCGGACGCGGCGGCGTCATGGACCACGCCCTTGCCTGAACCCACCCGACCGCGGTCGTGACCCTTGAGAAGGTGCACCGGTTCTCCGACCCCGGCTACGCCGCGCTCTCCCTGCGCATGCGCACCGGCGACGACCCTGTCGCCGTCTTCGACGCGTTGTATCGCCGCGGGTCGATCGTCATCCACCCCAGCGACAGCGAACGCACCGCCGCCCTCGCCGAGGCGGGAGCGGCCGGCGGCCTCGTCGTCGCCGACACCCGCGAGCAAGTGGCCAGCCTCAATGCCGCGATCCGCGACCAGCGTCGCGCCGACCCCGCCACGGGCAACTCGGCCGACGTAGACCCGTCCCTGGTGACCGCTCGAGGCGAACGGGTCGGGGTCGGGGACCGCGTCGCTACCCGCCGCAACGACCATGATCTCGGGGTCGCGAACCGCCAGAACTGGACGGTCGCCAGAATCGGCGAGGACGGCCACCTGATCCTTCACGGCCGCGGGCGCGATCGCGAGATCCCGGCGGAGTACGCGACCCGGTTCGTCGAGCTCGCCTACCACCACAGTCCACGGATCCCAGGGCGAGACCGTCGACAACGCCCACGTCGCCCTCGGCGACACCACCGGTGCCGCCGCGGCGTACGTCGCGATGACGCGCGGCCGCGAATCCAACACTGCCCACCTTGTCGCCGAGACGCTCGAGGACGCACGGAAGGGGTGGGTCGATGTCTTCAGCCGCGACCGCGCCGACCTGGGCCCCGCCCACGCCCGACGGCTCGCCGTCGACTCGATCGACCGGTACGGCGCGGCCGCCGTAGCGCCTCCCACGCCACGACTCCCGGTCCCGGAGTACCGGCCGCCCATCTCACGGCCCTCCGGAATCGGCCTCTGAGAGGCGGGTGCAGCCAACGACTTAGGGAACGCCGTTGACCTGCACGAACGCAGCGTTCCCCCTCGCGTTCCCCTCCGTTGTTACCGCATTCCGGTAACGCCCCTCGCCACGCTGATCGGCGTGAATCAACACCTCCACAAGTCCGCGGGGAAACGACTTAGGGATACCTGTTGACCTGCGGAAACACAGGTCCCCTGGCAGGTATCCCCCTCAGGTTCCCCCGATTCCGGGGAACCTGCCGCCCCATGCTGATCAACACGTACAGGTCGTTCGCGACGACAACCAGCGAGGAGCACCCGATGAGTTCTTGAACTTTCGGACGGGCGCCGCCTGACCTGCGAAAACGCCACCTGACGGGGGCGCCCGTCCCGAGGACGGGCGGGGCCAGGACGGGCGCGAATTGGTGCCCCCTAGGGCGCACCGTAGGGCGCGTACCTCTCGACGACAGACACCCACCCATCACGACCGGCGACGAACGACGCCGGGAACCCAGCCACAAGGAGGCCGCCATGACCGCACAACTCAACGCCCCACGACCCCGCCAGAACCCCGGCGACGACATGCTCACCCTCCAGGAAGCGTGCCGCTACCTCCGCGTGCCCGAGGGGACGCTGCGCTACTGGCGCCACCTCGGCGCCGGACCCCGCAGCTTCAAGGTCGGCCGTCACGTCCGCTACTGGCGCGCCGACCTCATCCTCTGGCTCAACGAGCAGACCAACCGTCCCCAGAACCGCAGCTGACCCTGCCCCACCGTCGGACCTCAGAGAGACGATGGAGCGATCCTGGAAGGAGCATCACCATGGCGGGAAACGTCGCCAAGCGAGCCAACGGCCGGTGGCGGGCGCGGTACCGCGACGAGGCCGGCAAGGAGCACTCGCGGCACTTCGACCGCAAGATCGACGCCCAGCAGTGGCTGGACCAGGTCACCTCCGCGGTGGTCACCGGCACGTACGCCGATCCCAAGGCCGGACGGATCACGTTCGCGGCGTTCTTCGGCGAGTGGTCGGCCCGCCAGGTCTGGGCACCCGGCACCATCCTCGCGATGTCGCTGGCGGCCAGATCCGTGCCGTTTGCGGGGAAGCCCATGAAGCAGGTTCGGCGCTCGGACGTCGAGACTTGGATCAAGCAGATGAACGCCGCCGGACTCGCCCCCGGCACGATCAAGACGCGGTACGTCAACGTCAGGTCGGTGTTCCGCGCCGCGGTGAAGGACCGGGTGATCGGCTCCGACCCGACCGACGGCGTCCGCCTCCCCCGCGGCCGTCGCGCGGACGTGGCCATGTCGATCCCCACCCCTGAGGAGGTTGGGCAGCTCATGGCTGTGGCTGACGAGCGGTTCCAGCCGTTCATCGCCCTGCGCCTTCGCCGGCCTGCGCCTGGGCGAGGCCGCGGGGGTCCAGCTCGGCGACGTCGACTTCCTCCGCAAGTCGCTCAAGGTGTCCCGCCAGGTGCAGCGCGTCAACGGCGGAGAGATCGACGTACGGGCGCCGAAGTACGGCTCGGAGCGCGTCGTCTACCTCGCCAACAGCCTGGTCGAGGTGCTTGCCGAGCACGTCTCGGCCCACGGCACCACCGGCACGGCTCGGTGGTTCTTCGCTGGCGAGGGTGACGAGCCACCGCACCAGAACACCGTCGGCTACTGGTGGCGCAAGACGCTGCGCGACGCCGGGCTGTCAGGCATCAAGCTCCACGACCTGCGGCACTTCTATGCCTCCGGGCTCATCGCGGCCGGGTGCGACGTTGTGACCGTGCAGCGCTCGCTCGGCCACGCGAAGGCAACGACGACCCTCAACACCTACGCCCACCTCTGGCCAACCGCCGAGGACCGCACGAGGAAGGCAGCAGAGTCGATCATGTCCGCCTCGCTCGGCGACCCAACCGCGGCCCTGGCCAAGTCGGAGGCGAGTGCGGCTCAATGACCCGTCGGCTCGGATCGCAGACGTACATCCCAAGGCGTGAGCCGGTGGCGCGACACTCGAGCCGACATCCGGCTGCGCGGGTCGGCGGCTTAGTCGAGCAACCCGTCGTTTGCCCTGCCGGCCGCCACCCGGGCCCGTACAAGAGACGAGGCATGGTCGGCGAGAGACCCCAACAAGACGCTGCGCGCCTCATTCTCCGGCATGTCGAGCAGGTACCCACTCACCTGCTTGGCCGTGAGAGGTCCTCCGCGGTCAACCAATTCGCAGATCATCGCCGACGTTTCGGAAGGAGCATCCTCGCTGGCAACCCGCCTTGTCAGGCTCACGATCGCCGCGACGCGCACCCGAGGGTCAGGGTCCGTCGCCAGGGAGAAGAGCAGGTTGCGGTCACCCGTCACCGACCTCTCGCCTGCGATGGTGGCGGCCACCTCCCTGTCGCTGGATGATCCGGCAAGTAAGCCCTGCATCGTGGAATCCGTCACTTCGTCCGGAAAGAGGCGAAGAAGCGCAAGCTTGGCGGATGATTGCGGGCTCGAGTTGGTCGGGATGAAGGCCGTATCGCGCTCATACGCGGGCCGCTGCGTGATGGCTTCGAGAACGGGCCTGAGGCGGTGCTTCTCCTCCTCGGGGACCTGCTTTGCGATCTTGCCGAGAGCACCTATGGTGCCCAGAATGTGGCTCTGGTGGGCGTTTGGCTCGGTCAGCAGCGCCTCTACGGCGTCCCACCGTGCAACATCGCGGTGCCAGGCGTTCAGGACAACGAGTGCGTGTCCGAGATCAGGTCCGCCTAAGCCATGCATCCCGCTCCGGGCTTGCTTCACCTGATTGTCGATGGAAGTCGCCAGATGGGAAATCGCCGCCTCGGCGGCGTCTTTTGGAAGGTCAGTGACCTTACCGAAGTTTCCTAGGGCGGTGAGATCACCCTGCTTGATCTTCGCAAGAAGGCCGGTCCTAAAGTCCGGCCTGTTGGTTGCGAGGACGCCATCAATGTCGTCCTGAAGTTCGCAGTTGTCGTTGGTTCGTGCAGATAGCCGCGTGAGATCTTCTGCTGACCATTGATCGTCACCTACGAGAGCCACTATGCGTCCGTAACCGCTTGCGAGACTTTGGTCTTCAATGACCGGAAGACTTACCAGGTGGTCCATGACTCGACGCTTCATCGTCGCGGACATGCTTCGCATCAATCCACCGAGAGACTGAAGCAAGTCAGTTTCAATCAAGAAGGTCGGCTTCATCCGCTGACGCAGCTCGTCAGGATTCGCAAGTGACGAGAGCAGCCAGGTTGCGTGTCGGTCGGCGTCCGCTACTTCGGCGAAGTCGCCTGCGTAGCGCACGAATGCAAGCGCCGAAGCAAGACACGACCTCGGAGTCGACTCCAGTTCGAGCCGGCCCGTGAGGGTGACGAGCGGGTCAACAGGACCGTCGTCGCTCAACTTGCGAACCGCTAGCACCAACTCCTTCTTGGCACCCGCCCGGACCAAGTCCGTCAACGACTCCAACAAGACCGTGGTGTCCGTCGCGCTCGCCTTCATTAGTTCTCGGCGCGCCAGCAACGACATAGCGTTTCGCCAGCCACCGTGATCCGCACTCAAACCGGCCAGAAGTGTTGCCGAGCGAAGACTCGTCCACACTGTGTCGGCAGCGGCCCAGGTGACACTCGAGTCACGACCCCATGTCTTGAACTGTTCATCGAAATGCTTCTCGAGCCCATTGGCTATGGTCTGTGAACGCCACCAGCGGGTAGACGTGTCGATGGACTGGATAAGTTCGCCGATATCGCCCATGCCAAAACCGCTCATGTCGAATACGAGCGTAGTAGTTACGGCGACAAGCGCCCCAGCGGTGGGATCGTTTGGAGCTACGGCTCGAAGTTTTTGGACTTCGAGAGCGAGGTCCCGACCCTCCTCCAAATGGCCTAGCTCGACCAGGCAGCGCGCCTCATGGCTCTTGAGCCATGCGATATCGATCGTGCCGAGCCCTTCTCGAGACTCGACTCCACGCACGGCAGCGAGAGCGTCTTCCGGTCGCCCGTATTCGATCAGGGCCGCTGCGCTCGCGACTGCTCCCGCCACGACGTAGTGCTCATCCGCTGTTTCGGGCAGAGCTTCGATCTTGGATAGGTCGCCCGATACAGCCCAACTCCAGATGGCGTCAAACAGGTCCCAGAGCCAGGAGTTGACATCAGAGACGCTCTCGGATGCCTCGCGGGCGGCGGCTGACGCAACGTCCCGCAACTCGCTGAAACGGCCCTGCATCAGCATCGCCAGGGCTTCTGTTGCATCCGGAAACACTTGGTCCTTGTTGGGATGCGGTGCAACCAGCCTAGGCGCCATCAGCGCGTACCTCAGCCGGTCAGACTGGGGCACTTTCCAACTGGATCCCCAAGCGCTGCCATCCAGGCTGAGCACCCTGGAAGGACTTGTAGCTACAGCGGTAAGAGCGTCTCGACTGCTTTCATCGACCGTCTGTGAAGCAGGAACCAGGATCTTGTTTCCTTTGCCCGTGGACTGAATCGCATCCGAGGTCACCTGGACCCAGTACGAGGTCTTCGACTTCGTGTCACGCAGCACCAGGATGTGCGGGGTGGTGTGCTCACTCCAATAGTCAAAGTGACTGTCGTCCTCCTCGGCATACCACCAGCCAACGACTTCGCCAGATCCTTCGTCCGTCTTCGCGCTCTTGAAGTAGGAGTCTCCGGTCTTGACTTGAGCCCCGACCAGCGCACCCAAGTCGAATCGGTTCTCGTCTCTAGCCATCAGCCACAGGTCCGTACCGAGGTCGTGCTCCGGGTTGGGGACGGCACCCCATCCCAACTCCTCGAATTCACCTTTTACAAACGATTGGCCCGAGGTGCCAGTCGCTTCGTTCTTGGGTGCGCGCATTTTGGCCACGTCCCCAGTCAAGCAGCATCGCGTGCGTCGGCTGCGAATACCCACCCCAGGGGCG
The sequence above is drawn from the Nocardioides sp. zg-1228 genome and encodes:
- a CDS encoding DUF4365 domain-containing protein, whose product is MRAPKNEATGTSGQSFVKGEFEELGWGAVPNPEHDLGTDLWLMARDENRFDLGALVGAQVKTGDSYFKSAKTDEGSGEVVGWWYAEEDDSHFDYWSEHTTPHILVLRDTKSKTSYWVQVTSDAIQSTGKGNKILVPASQTVDESSRDALTAVATSPSRVLSLDGSAWGSSWKVPQSDRLRYALMAPRLVAPHPNKDQVFPDATEALAMLMQGRFSELRDVASAAAREASESVSDVNSWLWDLFDAIWSWAVSGDLSKIEALPETADEHYVVAGAVASAAALIEYGRPEDALAAVRGVESREGLGTIDIAWLKSHEARCLVELGHLEEGRDLALEVQKLRAVAPNDPTAGALVAVTTTLVFDMSGFGMGDIGELIQSIDTSTRWWRSQTIANGLEKHFDEQFKTWGRDSSVTWAAADTVWTSLRSATLLAGLSADHGGWRNAMSLLARRELMKASATDTTVLLESLTDLVRAGAKKELVLAVRKLSDDGPVDPLVTLTGRLELESTPRSCLASALAFVRYAGDFAEVADADRHATWLLSSLANPDELRQRMKPTFLIETDLLQSLGGLMRSMSATMKRRVMDHLVSLPVIEDQSLASGYGRIVALVGDDQWSAEDLTRLSARTNDNCELQDDIDGVLATNRPDFRTGLLAKIKQGDLTALGNFGKVTDLPKDAAEAAISHLATSIDNQVKQARSGMHGLGGPDLGHALVVLNAWHRDVARWDAVEALLTEPNAHQSHILGTIGALGKIAKQVPEEEKHRLRPVLEAITQRPAYERDTAFIPTNSSPQSSAKLALLRLFPDEVTDSTMQGLLAGSSSDREVAATIAGERSVTGDRNLLFSLATDPDPRVRVAAIVSLTRRVASEDAPSETSAMICELVDRGGPLTAKQVSGYLLDMPENEARSVLLGSLADHASSLVRARVAAGRANDGLLD
- the mobF gene encoding MobF family relaxase, which produces MSTDVVEAVVRVHGGVKFYRGAANAARAYVERDRPPADDYYLAEGSGVAQRMVATPDGVSHVAGMDGDTYEQWVAGGDVDTGRKKGRVRDDANALRFVEVTVNGPKTWSLAAALHPEISEALDAAQDRAAKQVIGWVAQHATTRVGPRGRQVQVPVERIEAAVIRHYTSRAGDPHRHLHLQVNARVFAGGAWRGLHSAGVRDMIEAINGIGHAAVATDPEFRAVLAAHGFTLDAETGAIEQLAPYVGAFSARTGQIHRNIDRYEAEWRREHPGEEPGPRLREVWDRRAWADARPDKVVPTDGAALVARWNDELRALGYRDPAAPAVLESTQLGWIDRDGAADWVISRLGAKRSAWNPADIRGRVEVLLAQANLVAEPAARVELAEDVTARAAARCVRLLASPDVPEHVRSLTSQHVVNVEADLMHRLAHRAEKPARRVWLQGRGLTRVDPTQAAVVGVLAGSGQLVVVEGAAGAGKTTALRSAQTVLARQGHRLVVVTPTLKAAEVAAAETGADGHSAAWLIHQHGWRWDYDGHWARRPDTTPGPAARLRPGDLLLVDEAGMLDQDTARALVCIADEAGARVALVGDRHQLPAVGRGGVMDHALA
- a CDS encoding helix-turn-helix domain-containing protein, with product MTAQLNAPRPRQNPGDDMLTLQEACRYLRVPEGTLRYWRHLGAGPRSFKVGRHVRYWRADLILWLNEQTNRPQNRS
- a CDS encoding site-specific integrase — encoded protein: MGSSWLWLTSGSSRSSPCAFAGLRLGEAAGVQLGDVDFLRKSLKVSRQVQRVNGGEIDVRAPKYGSERVVYLANSLVEVLAEHVSAHGTTGTARWFFAGEGDEPPHQNTVGYWWRKTLRDAGLSGIKLHDLRHFYASGLIAAGCDVVTVQRSLGHAKATTTLNTYAHLWPTAEDRTRKAAESIMSASLGDPTAALAKSEASAAQ